One region of Nitrospira sp. genomic DNA includes:
- a CDS encoding PBP1A family penicillin-binding protein — translation MSELDHLLDKPEKPRRRWRWWKVALICVLLSLVLGGGGAAGILWYFSQDLPSLDPLQNYQPSLVTRVYSDDRQVIGQFFIERRFLKPIQEMPKSLTQAVIATEDTRFFEHPGLDIVGILRATWTNLRHGGKKVEGASTITQQLARSLFLSAERTFDRKVRELILAYKMELVLTKEQILEMYLNQIYFGQGAYGVAAASQTYFGEELSKLTLAESAFLAGLPKSPSHYSPFKAYDRAKKRQEHVLSRMAEAGFISAADRDQAIAEKLNFRRPGSEHLGPYFVEYIRQLLVAKFGEAMVYKGGLEVFTTLNADMQKAAEAAVFNGLREVDKRQGWRGPLRTVDLATLEVPAPDPAVKLAEGDMMEGIVTKVAKDHILVQIGGSTGRLAFDDMAWASKYLKGKDPTKDAVPVKNIKQLLTPGDVIEVGVKKLDKDVVHLRLEQTPVVEGALVAVDPKTGAIRAMVGGYDFARSEYNRAVLARRQPGSSFKPIIYATAMNQGMSPATVVLDAPVVYEQEEEDKTWKPENYGKRFHGIVSLREALIHSHNLATVRLLDKVGIRNVIDFSRTVGVVSPLAADLSLALGSSSVGLMELVSVYGVFANQGVRVEPYAVASVQDSGGRTLDQAAIQPRQVVSRETAYLITNMMEDVIQRGTGMAAKSVIDRPVAGKTGTTNDFTDAWFIGSTPNLATGAWVGFDDRRPLGETESGAHAALPIWMAFMKEALKQLPVVPFEIPDGVMFVKVDPTTALLTDQDEQHGTVELFTKGTEPTKSAGSKIDPTDFYKLDQLQDSVPPPTVEP, via the coding sequence ATGTCCGAACTCGATCACTTACTCGATAAGCCGGAGAAGCCTCGTCGTCGCTGGCGATGGTGGAAAGTCGCCCTGATCTGCGTCCTGCTTTCCCTGGTCCTCGGAGGCGGCGGCGCCGCCGGGATCCTCTGGTATTTTTCTCAGGACCTACCGTCCTTGGACCCCTTGCAGAACTATCAGCCCAGTCTGGTGACGCGCGTCTATTCTGATGACCGGCAGGTCATCGGCCAGTTTTTCATTGAGCGACGCTTTCTCAAGCCTATCCAAGAGATGCCGAAGAGCCTGACGCAGGCCGTGATTGCCACCGAGGATACGCGGTTTTTTGAACACCCCGGCCTGGACATCGTGGGCATTCTTCGGGCGACCTGGACGAACTTGCGCCACGGCGGCAAGAAGGTCGAAGGCGCCAGCACGATCACCCAGCAGCTGGCCCGTTCGTTGTTTCTCTCGGCGGAGCGGACCTTCGACCGAAAAGTGCGCGAGCTCATCCTGGCGTACAAGATGGAGTTGGTCCTGACGAAGGAACAGATTCTGGAGATGTATCTGAACCAGATCTACTTCGGGCAGGGCGCCTACGGTGTAGCCGCGGCCAGTCAGACCTACTTCGGCGAGGAGCTTTCCAAGCTCACGCTGGCAGAATCGGCCTTCCTCGCCGGGCTTCCCAAGTCACCCAGCCACTATTCGCCGTTCAAGGCCTACGATCGGGCCAAGAAGCGGCAGGAACATGTGCTCAGCCGAATGGCCGAGGCCGGGTTCATTAGTGCGGCCGATCGGGACCAGGCGATTGCAGAAAAGCTGAACTTCCGCCGCCCGGGAAGCGAGCACCTCGGTCCGTATTTCGTTGAATACATCCGGCAGCTGTTGGTGGCCAAGTTCGGGGAAGCCATGGTCTATAAGGGTGGGCTGGAAGTCTTCACCACGCTGAATGCCGATATGCAGAAAGCGGCGGAGGCGGCTGTGTTCAATGGGCTGCGCGAGGTGGACAAGCGCCAGGGGTGGCGTGGGCCGCTCCGCACGGTCGATCTGGCGACTCTGGAAGTGCCGGCTCCTGATCCTGCCGTCAAGCTCGCCGAGGGCGATATGATGGAAGGAATCGTGACGAAGGTCGCCAAGGATCACATCCTGGTCCAGATCGGCGGCAGTACCGGTCGCCTCGCCTTCGACGATATGGCCTGGGCTTCCAAATATCTTAAAGGAAAAGATCCCACGAAGGACGCCGTTCCGGTCAAGAACATCAAGCAACTCCTGACGCCCGGCGATGTGATCGAGGTCGGGGTGAAGAAGCTTGATAAAGATGTCGTGCATCTGCGGTTGGAACAGACCCCGGTGGTGGAAGGGGCGCTCGTGGCTGTCGACCCGAAGACCGGCGCGATTCGCGCCATGGTCGGCGGGTATGATTTCGCCCGCAGCGAATACAATCGTGCGGTGCTTGCCCGCCGTCAGCCGGGGTCGTCATTCAAGCCGATCATCTATGCGACGGCGATGAATCAGGGGATGAGCCCGGCAACCGTCGTGTTGGATGCCCCGGTGGTGTATGAACAGGAAGAGGAAGACAAAACCTGGAAACCTGAAAATTACGGTAAGCGGTTTCACGGCATCGTCAGCCTGCGGGAGGCCTTGATCCATTCGCACAACCTGGCGACCGTTCGCTTGCTGGACAAAGTCGGAATTCGGAACGTGATCGATTTTTCCCGGACGGTGGGTGTCGTCAGTCCGTTGGCCGCCGATCTGTCCTTGGCTCTGGGTTCGTCCAGCGTCGGGTTGATGGAGCTGGTGTCAGTCTATGGGGTGTTTGCCAATCAAGGCGTGCGCGTGGAGCCCTATGCTGTCGCGAGCGTGCAGGACAGCGGGGGGCGTACGTTGGATCAGGCGGCCATTCAGCCTCGGCAGGTGGTGTCCCGGGAGACCGCGTACTTGATTACGAACATGATGGAAGACGTGATCCAACGTGGAACGGGCATGGCGGCAAAATCTGTCATCGACCGGCCGGTGGCAGGAAAAACCGGAACCACGAACGACTTCACCGACGCCTGGTTTATCGGCTCGACCCCCAATTTAGCGACTGGGGCGTGGGTTGGGTTCGACGATCGGCGTCCATTGGGTGAAACCGAGTCCGGGGCGCACGCGGCCTTGCCTATTTGGATGGCCTTCATGAAAGAGGCGCTCAAGCAGCTGCCGGTCGTGCCGTTCGAAATCCCTGATGGCGTGATGTTCGTAAAGGTGGACCCCACGACCGCGCTGCTCACCGATCAGGATGAGCAGCATGGCACCGTGGAACTCTTTACCAAAGGCACCGAGCCGACGAAGAGCGCGGGCTCGAAAATCGATCCCACCGACTTTTACAAACTGGATCAACTCCAGGACAGTGTCCCCCCCCCCACGGTCGAGCCGTAA
- the iscX gene encoding Fe-S cluster assembly protein IscX translates to MDLKWQDAEDIAIRLVEEHPDADPLTIRFTDMHAWIVALPDFKDDPKKSNEKILEAIQMAWHEEYQDSQS, encoded by the coding sequence ATGGATTTGAAATGGCAGGATGCGGAAGATATTGCGATCCGTCTAGTCGAAGAACACCCCGATGCTGACCCGCTGACCATCCGCTTCACGGACATGCACGCCTGGATCGTCGCCCTCCCCGACTTCAAAGACGACCCCAAAAAATCAAACGAGAAAATCCTCGAAGCAATCCAGATGGCCTGGCACGAGGAATATCAGGATTCACAATCCTGA